The following DNA comes from Xiphias gladius isolate SHS-SW01 ecotype Sanya breed wild chromosome 10, ASM1685928v1, whole genome shotgun sequence.
GCTAACTGCCCTGGGGCCCCAGACCTCCAGGAGCCCAATATGCCCCAGGCTCacagtgtgacattttaaatttgtggaAAATTGGAGTAAATTTGTTCAGTTGTATGAGAATATGTTCTACTGAAGCACAAAAACACGCTTTCAGAGGGTCCCTTTGCCAAAATCTAGTTTTTAAAACCTTCCTTATTAACAAAAGCTACAAAGTGAATGttattaaataaatgagtgTTAAATCGGATTGAAACCTCAAGCCATGTAATATTACAGCATAGGGAAACTGGGAGAAATGGAGGTTAATAGGAGGCCAGCAGTATTTCTCGTGATTATATGCTAATTAATAGACACAGATGTTAGacaaatatttatatagatCAGAATGCTTTTCCATTAAACCATACAGTTGAAAACTCTTGCACATAAGGCCATATTCTGCATAAACTGGGTGTGGCATAGTTTCTCCACAGGTTTGAGGATCCTTTAGTGCCCCTTACAGGcttaaatttgtctttgaattACAGCTTCTTTAGTTTGCtaggattatttattttttttggcgTGTTTATAGCATTCACTGGATTTCAAAACTGAATGTCATATTTTCAAAGGAAGATGAGGAACTTTTCCAGTTTTGCATTTGCTCCCACTAAAACGCAAGCCACATGTTTGTCGACTGGCTCATTTAACAGAGAAATTTTGCGTATGCTACCGTTACGTACATTGCGAGTGGAGATCGTAACACTGCTCTTGTTGAATGTATCTGATCCGACTCGATTTAATTTGCGACCATTAAGCGGTGGATACAATCTTAAAACGTTTGGGTTAAGACAGAAGAATGAGCCGTCCACGTTTCAAGTAACTACGTTTTACATATCTCATTTTACACCAATTTTGCGTGATGGTATCTGTTCACAGGTGTTTGTATTAAGActtgttgttttattaactTGCATACTTGCTGTTCAGTGAGTTCCTCAGCCGCGGAACTGCAGCTTTAGTAGGTGTTTCAATGGGGACAGTAATCGTTGCCACACTTCGCCGATGGTTTCGAGTCTCGCATGAATGGAAAGATATTAGCTGTAGAAGCCTTGATTTAGGAATGGAAACTGGATGCAGAGGTTTCCGAATTAGGTCGTATCTGTCGATTTAACGTGGGGACACTTCTCACTTCATTCAACTTtaaagtgtttctgtttgtttgtgtgtagagCGGGAGCTAAGTAGCTGCTAGCCTGAAGCTACCAGTCAGGCTAGGTAACGTTAACATTAGCGTTAGCCTGCCGAGCTAGTCAGCCCTGCTCAAACAACATAGACCAACAATAGAGCAAACATGGTTGAAACTATACTTGACCTCCCGGTCGAAAAGCAGATATTTTATGCTGTGTTGGGATTTTCGTGGACAGTGTATCTATGGGAAGCATACCTTTCTTACAGACAGGTAAGTCAATCATTAATGTTAGTATCAGACTGTCAGAGTTTTAgatttgtaaatgtttatttttcagctagTCTGTAAAATACATTGATCCGTGAAGTGGGCTAACGGTAGGTAAGATAAAACTTGTGATTGAGCAATTCTTTCAAACAGAAAAGTATTAGAAATTAGTTTAATGGTGCACATAACATGAAAGCcaattgtttttttacacatctcgtatgaaaacatttatataaCAGCTGTTATGTTAAGACCTTGTCAAAAATCTACAAATGTATAAAGATAAATACTATTTTAAGATTGTTATAAATGCGAATATCTGGGCCTttcatgtgtgtgaaaattTCATAGACATAAACATTGTCCTCCTACAAAATTTTTGAGGAATATATTTGGTTATTTACCTCAGTTTATATTAAGTCAGTGTTGAATGCAGCTAGCAGAACTTGGGAGACGCATGTTCTCTCTTTACTGTCTGAAATGCGCAGCTTACTTCCCCTTATTTCTCCACTGGCATCTATGAAGATTTTTGGCATCTGCGAAGTTTGGTCAAGTCAGGAAGAGGAGTTGAATCAGAACATAGTGCAGAGAAGGCTCAGTCAAAAGTCGGAGTCAGTATCAACCCTATTTGTCAAGTTGATGACACGTTCAAAGAATTTGAGTCTAGTTTCGCAGTTAATGTCCTGAAACACAGTGCAGACAACAGATTACAGCTAGACACAGGATACACGTGTAagcaaatttaatcaaatagcTACAATGTACAGACAAGCCTTGGGCAACAACCTGTCTATACATAGGTCAAATAGTTGCTATGTCATTAATACGGGGCTGTTGTATGGGCAGTGCAAAATATCCTTGAAAAAATATTGGATTAATAATTCTAAAGTTTAAAGTAAGTTgaaagtgtaaatgtgtgtggtATCAGAGTAGCAAAAGGAGTGTTTTGCTAAGTTGGGTGTAGTTTTGGAAAGTTTCTATTTTCAAATTGGCCATTTTTAGAGGGAAAATGAACCTGAATTTCTGTGATGGGCATGTCTTACTGTTGAGCTAGCTGTTGGAAAAGGTAGACAGGTCAAATAGGTGCTTTTTGGAGCATACACTTGGACAAAAGAAGCCCAGAATGATAACACATAAAGcgttattattttattgtcacTTTGGAAATGCCATTTTACCAGTTTTCTCTCATGTTGCCTGATATTTTAGAATGTTTGAATGCCACGGATAACtaattataaataatttgtCTGAAATATGCAGCTTGGCATTACAAGAAAGGTGGTTCCCCTTGTTTGTACTGTGATGAcctgttttaaatgtaatgagATTAAACATTGATGCTGATCTTTCTTTTCAACAGAGGAGGATATACAGATCAACAACACATGTGCCCCTTGAGCTAGGGAAGATCATGGAttctgaaacatttgaaaagtcaCGTCTTTATCAGCTGGATAAAAGCAACTTCAGCTTTTGGTCTGGACTCTACTCTGAGACTGAGGGGACGGTATGAACAACCAGTTTATTTAAACACAATGATCATTTGACAATATGTGTTTTGTCATTCAAggatgatgatgtgatgataCAAGTGGGTTAACCATGAGTGTCAAAGGGTCAGAGTTGTCTTTATATGTCATGTTAAGTCGTATAAGTCATAGAATCGGAAAGAGAGATCATCCTACCATGAATGTTCTGTTTAACTTGGTGTCCAATGTGTCTCaatgtttgtgccaaatacTTAAAATGTTCTTCATAATGGTGTAATTGACTTTTTAGTTGATCCTGCTCCTTGGTGGAATCCCATTTCTTTGGGGCGTCGCTGGTTCTGTGACAACTCGCTTTGGATTCGGTTCAGAGTATGAGATCACCCAGTCCCTCGTGTTTCTGACGCTTGCCACTCTGTTCAGTGCCTTAACTGGACTTCCCTGGAGTTTGTACAATACGTTTGTCATTGAGGAGAAGCACGGCTTCAATCAGCAGGTACACTGACTGAGCAGCACTCACCCTCTGGCGACCTGAAATGTGGCTGTTTGTAGTTTCCTTCCTCGTGAAGAACTGCAGATGTGATCAGCTTGATGTCATGACGGTCACAGTGGTTTGCAGCCAACATGGATCCAACATGAATTGAGGGATGTGTGACACTGTCTCCCTCTTACGAGCCCCAAAGATGCAATGGAAGTAGTTAGTTTAGCTGTATTTTGGCAAAAACGATGATTGTTTGaaacataataaacatgcaTTGTGAAAACTTTTCGCTATTGGAATCTATCGTAACTGATATGAATTCAAGCAGACCACAGCATCTTAAAACTACAGACTTTTAACAGCCACATCAGAGGTCTAGTGGGATTAGTTTAAAACCCAGGCTACCATTAGTCACACCTACAATTGCACGCACATCCTGACtgttccctctccttctctgtcgGTCTTCTCTCAGACGTTGGGGTTCTTCCTCAAGGATGCTGTAAAGAAGTTTGTTGTGACCCAGTGTATCCTGCTGCCTGTGACCTCGCTGCTCCTGTACATCATCAAGATCGGTGGAGACTACTTTTTCATCTATGCCTGGCTCTTTACCCTGGCTGTGTCTCTGGTTAGTGCTGTGTTCACCTTTCCAGCTTGTTAAACAATGGGTGAACTTGTAGAAAAGGCATCTTTGTGTAATAAAAGAATGTGTAGTTTGGTAAAAAGGGAGTAACTCAAAAGTACTACATAGGTCACTCCTTAGTTGGGCTGTGGTTACTTGTTTGCTAACCACCAATTCATCAACAtgcatctcctcttctcctATTTTCTTAGGTACTTGTTACCATCTATGCTGATTACATTGCTCCCCTGTTTGACAAGTTCACTCCGTTGCCAGATGGAGAATTAAAGACAGACATTGAGGCTATGGCCAAGAGTATAAGCTTCCCCCTCACAAAAGTCTATGTTGTCGAAGGTAAAGTAATAACTAAACCCAGCATGCCTGTATATTAATTTGCATGCTTGCTTATTATCTTAAAAGTTTTTTAAGATATGTTGAGCATTTCTACAGGATGGTTGTGGGTAGAGCACTCTTTAATTGTCATGAATGCCTTCCGTATTTTCAGGTTCCAAGCGTTCATCGCACAGCAATGCATACTTCTATGGGTTCTTCAAGAACAAACGCATTGTGCTGTTTGACACTCTGCTGGAAGACTACTCGCCTCTCAACAAAACTGGAGAGCCACAGCCCGAGCAGCCAGAGACTGATGAGACCCCTTGTGAAGCAAAGGCCAAGCCCAAGGTCACATAGGCATAAACTTcacgagaaaaaaaattcagaaaaattcTTATTGCACTAATATAAACCAGTTCCTTAATGGCCTTGAAATGGTTTCAAAGCTTGTGTATTCTGTGAATGAAGAGGTTACCCTGACAGTACCTGATGATGTTgataatgtttcattttgagtaaaagtagcCCTTTTAACGTCTAATTTTGTCGACCATACTTTTGCCCTAAATTTCACAGTTTTCCTTCTTGGATTTGACCAAACAAGGCCTTGAATTTATAATCTTGACTGTCAGACCCTGGAATGCTCTGGGatttaaatgaaatgcataATTGGTAATGACAATGATTGTAACGGATTGTCTTTCTGGGTAATCcaattgtgtttttctcttgaAAATATTTACGCAGAACAAGAAACAAGGCTGCAACAACCCAGAGATCCTTGCAGTCCTCGGTCATGAGCTCGGCCACTGGAAGCTTGGCCATACTGTAAAGAATATTGTAATCAGTCAGGTCGGGATTTCATTAATTTCTCTCCTCCGTATTGTTTTCTTTAAGGTTCTCTAATCTCTTttggttgttcattttaatgacCGCACAAAGAGCATGAAATCAACCTACGTACAGATAGATAAAAGGCAGGCATAAACCACTAGAGCCAAATGGATTTGGTTAAATACTGAATGAAACCAactgtgtttactttatttatacagattTAGGTTAATATGCAAATAACATCTGCTGACTCTTGTTTCTGCAGATGAATTCCTTCCTGTGCTTCTCCCTATTTGCTGTTCTAATTGGACGTAAGGAGCTGTTTGTAGCTTTTGGCTTCAATGACAGCCAACCCACATTAATAGGCTTGATGATTATCTTCCAGTTCATCTTCTCCCCGTACAATGAGGTGACTATGAGATTCCATAAACATTGTATTGGTGAAATTCCAGTGTTTTTGAGTTGTTTATATACCTCATTATTTACAGATCTACATAGtcacaaatttatatttttacattttctctttgcagCTCCTGTCCTTCTGTCTGACAGTTCTGAGTCGCAGGTTTGAGTTCCAGGCAGATGCCTTTGCACGCAGCATGGGCAAAGCCGCCGAGCTCTACTCTGCCCTCATCAAGCTCAACAAGGACAACCTGGGCTTCCCCGTGGCTGACTGGTTGTTCTCCATGTGGCACTATTCCCACCCTCCCCTCCTGGAGCGCCTCAGAGCACTGGGCAACGTCAAGCAGGACTGATGGGGCTGGGAGGGGGAGCGGCGACCGCTGCCTCCTCCGAAGGGCCTCCGCAGACCGCTACTGGCCCTGTGATGCACCCTGGTCTTTCTTTGCCGATCTTCATCCCCCCAtcttgttttatcttgttttggtCTGTTCTTCACTgtccattttttccattttgttccctttgaaactttgttttaaacaaaaccaaaacatatcaGCACAAGGCAGcctaaaaaaaatcataagcCTGTACTGAAGTCTCTGCTCTTTCACTAGAGACCTAATAAGCACTTGCTGAGATCAATACATCTGGgcaatgtgtgttttaaaaaagctgtTGTCAGAGCACAGGTCACATTTTGCAGATAGTTtagtttttgaaataataaatataactttgtcatttttttaatctaaaaaggAAGAGTAAGAAAGACAATTTGTCATGTACAAAACCTGGAATTTTACTTTCACACCCATGTGTTCCTGTTGTGATGTGGACATTGCATCTGACTGTTAAGAGCATAAGCCTAAAGAGACAGTTAATCCTACAGTATACTGCGAGTTGTATTtgttgtgaatttaaaaaacggaaaacaaatacagacatggTAGGTGGGCAGATAGATGACATCTTGCAAAATTCATGACAATACTTTTTGCAGCTACACAGGCCAGAATTTGATTTGTCCCTCAAGTGCAACTCTagccttcttttctttttttttcttttttccccttataaACGCAACATCTCCGGGCAGGCTCAAGAGAATACATTTTAATCCAGTTATCAAATCAAATCCCCAGTTTTGCAAAAGGAACTACAGTATAGATGCTTtatcacagtgaaaaaatatgAGTGCCTCTAATTATAGCTGTTAATGGAAATATAATGGAAATGTTATGAACAGAGCAGTgcagaaaatttaattttgaatttggaTTAGACTtgtgattttcattatttacattcATTGGGGGGtgtcttgttttactttttctaaaGCACTTGCTCGCCAACAAGGGTGCAACCATTCCTGTACATATGTAACTTTGATGAGTAGAGTATTGACTTGTGAagtaaattgtgaaaaatgttaaatgtggaTTGaaattttaagttgatatggtgttttttttagtttcttctcTTGGATTATGGGCCAGAGTGAGTGAGCGCAGAGTTGCCTGGCAAGCAAAGTATTTATAGGGGGACTTTGGGGAAGGGGGTCTGCGAGGGTCCTTTCACCAATAAGCCAGTGCTTGGTTTGTTCAAAGAGGGGACTGTATACTTCCTTTGCAGCGTTGAATAAAATCCTTCAAAGCATTTCACTTATTCTGGACgcttgtgttgttgttttttttaaatagttctGAAAATTAAATGGAATGGCATTTCCGAGCCTTTATTTTGACAGTACATGTCATCCTTTATTTAAATCTTACTGTGACAACTTCCAGTAATACACCATGATAAGTTGTAGTTTAATGTCAGCAGTAGTTTGGTAATAGGGCATGTTATTTATATATGAATTGCTCCTTATGACTTATTTGCaattatgaatttaaatgatctTTACTGAATCCATTGtagctttttgaaattttaattttgacacggtggagattttaaataaacctttttttctgttaagatttttcttctttcaactTTATCTGAAAACTTCAATCAAtacaataatacatttaaaaacatgaaataaaactagtCCATTACAATTATTTAAGCAatttagaaaaaagaagaaaaaacataaattaaacaatgatCAGTGGTGCGTACtaataagggttttttttctttgggggGGGTGTTGTTAGATAGTTTTAACATAATATTCGAattctttaaagaaaacagaaaataaaattggtaCCAGAAAATGACCATGTATGTGAATGGTATGTGGGTAATATTCTAACGAAAAGTATAAGgtaaaatgatataaatactaaataaataaaataataataataataaaataaacgtCAACGTAAGGTCAACAGTTCCGCAAAGAACGAGCGGTACCACGCTGTCCATTTTTGAGACCATACCATTACGAAAAAGGGAAacgttgtttttctttacactaGATTACATCACTTGTTACGTATATAAAGTCAAATTTGGCAGCGTACTGTACAAAGTATATAGGTTCACGAACTGCTATTTGACTCCGTTTTCCAACGCGATGCTCGTGTCGTCACCCCTGTCGTGCCAGTAATGGCGCCGTCCTACGGTGAGTATTTATGGACAAGGACAAGCCACTGTCAGTGCTGTTTTCCCATGTGAGAGTCAAACATGGCGCGGTTTCTGAGGCCTAACATCAGGAGTTTTATCAACTCACAGCTGAGAATGTCAACCGACCAGGTAAAATGCGTCCTGGCAACACATCACTAGATTAAACCACTGCTTTTTATAACCGTTATACTGCTGTatgtgaaacatttaaaaagaattagCCCGGTAGTTTTGCCTATCTGAAATGTACCTTTATGACAAATACATAAACCGTGACATGATTATACGTCAGACGAATTTTGTAGTAATGCAATTTTAGGGCATTGTTCAGTAGGACAGATATACAAAAATGTCGTGGATAAATTAGCAGGGATTCACTTTAATCATATCAAGTtttgtctaaataaaatacCAGTAGTAGTCTGTCAAAGCATTGtaatcaaaacaaatcagtCCTAGAGTATGTCCTGGTTTGTCGTGAGGTCTTGGTTGCATTGTTATTGCACAAACACTTTCTAGTCTGTTCCAAATACAGTACCTCTGTCTCTATTGTCATCTGGCAAACGAAGAGGCCCTTTCCCCTCCTTTTGTGATATAAACTGATTCTTGACCTTCAGAATAGTCTGGTTTTCACCGGGTGCAACTACCTTAATATCACATGGATATGTCTTGACAACAAAACCTAAGAGAGAAATTAACTTTAACTAAAACTGTGTCATTTGAGGCCTCTGTCCCTTAAAGAAATATCCACAGAGTAGAGCCGTAACAAGGCTCTAATTTGTTGCTGATGTTTGCTGTTTATGCCTATCATTCCCTCTTTGGATTGCTCAGTTGGGTGAGCTGGGTAAAGGTGCAGGCAAAGGTGGGGGAGGTGGAGGGTCCATCAGAGAGGCAGGTGGAGCCATGGGGAAGAAGCAGGCCGCTGAGGAGGAGATGTACTTCAAGTATGTATTTCTTCCTTTTACAGCAACCAAATGTGGACAGAGAGCTTTGGCTTTATTTATAGCTGTACTACTTACTGAACTTACAAGTCaccatattttcttttcattacgATCATCTCTTACTGCCCTAATTTCTCTCTTATCGTGTCTCTTTATCCATTCTCTGttcccttcctctgttttctgcctgtttatcctttcctttctctcttttctcctgctgCCGAATCTATCCATCTGCAAACAAGACGTAAGGAGCAGGAGCAACTGGCTGCATTGAAGCAGCACCACCAGGAGGAAATTGATCACCACAAAAAGGAGATTGAACGTCTGCAGCGCGAGATTGACCGCCATAAGGGAAAGATCAGGAAGCTGAAGCATGATGACTGAGTGAAACCTCCCTAAAAGCAAAAGTTGCTGTTTTTCCCACCGTCCCAGTCGGACACCTTTTACTAATTACTTGGTTTGCTGCGTGCGCTGTGTCACCGGGCCAGTCAGGAATGTGTGGGAGATATTTCTGTAAATGCTATGCTAGTTATTAAAGCCCTTCACAAAACGAATATTGTTTCTATAGCATGCTGTGACGTAAGTTGTACAACTTTTTCAGCCATTTCCCCTGTTTTGGAGAAGTCCgtgtataaataaatttgtaatgGCATTGGCAATtcaatgtgggtttttttttttttttttttttttctaaggaaAATAACTAAACATTCCCTAATtgcaacttctcaaatgtgaggatttgctgctctttACTGTTTTATGTCAATGCACATttaatatctttaggttttggactgttggtcagacaaaacaagcagtctgaagacatcaccttggactcaAATCAACtctttcatacatttttgacattttacaaacaatgtttttaatttgattaaaaacaaagttattaagAAATACACACCTTTTAAAAATTGACGCACAGCCCTGggtttttaaatgcattttgtgaGTGTGTCATTGTGCATCAAGTTGCTCTATAAGTCCCATGAAATACACCACAGGACCATGAACCAACTGGCATACAGTGAATATGGACCCCACAGGGCAATGAGGGTTTGGGCCCTGGGGTAGTTGCTAATTTTccctggttggtaatccagccttgaagCACAGAGGTCACATCCAATGGATTtctgaacaaaataaatcagagcAGTTCCAATGTGCATTGTCTCTAAATACAGAACATGAGCCAACGTGAGCACAGAATTACACTTAAGGATGGTCGCAATTAACATTGCTTTTTAACAACAAGCCCATTCTAAGTTAAAATCACTTTGAAATGACAAGTGATTAAAAGCAGCATACAGCAGGATGGCTGTGCAACTATGACAATTGATATCAGCCCAATATTGGCAATCAGGAGACTATGCTTTGTTATATGCTATGTGAggtatatattattatatattatgctAAAGTTACAGGTTTAAACCTGACAGTAGAAATAACTGAGGAGGAGATTTTTGAGAAATTATCAGCTGGGAATCAAGAGAGTATCAATTTATTGGAAATAAGAATCTGCTATACCATTACTCGTCATTCAACTAAACAGCGACCGACAACGACTTTattaatcaaaatgaatttCCGTTTCATCTCAGTCCAATTATTAAACATTGTAAATGGAAATGCATCATCGGCTTTCTGCTacctgaggtattcacttagcagttcatctttgggggccatcttcctgatgtattcctggatgttggttgtttcatcctggacagtggctctaGTGAAACCCAAGTGAAACCTGAttatgcagaggaggagaaggaaccatcatggagggacaagcccctacacggcatgtaccaccgacagatagaagaagtggctgatatcaagaaatcctaccagtgcCTGCAAAgggctggactgaaggacagcacagaagcactaatcatggcagcaaGAATaccaggtgcaggctgtgcaaagatgctcctgagacagttcagcacatagtgGCAGGCtgtaagatgcaggcagaaacagcgtacatggaacgccataaccaagtggctggcttagtgtacaggaacatcagcactgagtatgggttggaggttccaaggtcacaatggaagacacctcctaaggtggttgagaatgaccaagcctAGATCCTGTGGGgcttccagatccagactgacaaactggtgaagGCTAACCAACTGGACATCGTGTTaatcaacaaacaacagaagaaggcagtagtgatagatgTAGCAATTCTATACAGCAGCAATATCaggaagaaggaacacgagaagatcgaaaaatacgAAGAGCTGAAAGGAtctagaaaagatgtggggattAAAGGCacagtggtaattggagcactgggggctgtgacccacaaactgggagcaTGGCTCCAccagattccgggtacaacatctgaggtctgtgaccagaagagcgcagtcctaggaacaaCTAAGATACCGCGtagaaccctcaaactcccaggcctctggtagagaACCTGAGCTTGAGGAAGgggggagattttttttatatatataaatataatatatataatatatatatatagaatttaaatatatatatattttataaaaaaatataataaaatacaatatacaatatatatttttttttagatattttttttttacacacctCCCGCGAGAAAGAAATATAAGTGTCGTCACTTCCGTCTGCCCCTGCCTTTTACCACGAGCAACCCCGTGTATCTTTCTTTTCGCACATCATGGCGGACCGGTTCAATAAGGTGAGCATCTGCTGCGGAATCATAATTCCTTCTTTTTGCATGTTAGTCGAAATTAAAtcttattatttacatttaaacttgGGGCGATAACAACGGGAACACTCGGCGTAATCGTTGTTTTGCTCGGTGTTTGTTTTAACACTGGATTTTAAAACGTTTGAGACGGCTAGCCGTAGCTGAGTAGACATGCCTTCATCATGGCAGCTTCCCTAACGAGTCAATGCAGTTAGCTCGCTGGCTTTAACTTTTGTCCTGGCTGTTTCTAAATCTGAGTGACGTCTGGATACACTTACTATAATTTAAGAGGCTTATA
Coding sequences within:
- the zmpste24 gene encoding CAAX prenyl protease 1 homolog isoform X1 — translated: MLPLRTLRVEIVTLLLLNVSDPTRFNLRPLSGGYNLKTFGLRQKNEPSTFQRRIYRSTTHVPLELGKIMDSETFEKSRLYQLDKSNFSFWSGLYSETEGTLILLLGGIPFLWGVAGSVTTRFGFGSEYEITQSLVFLTLATLFSALTGLPWSLYNTFVIEEKHGFNQQTLGFFLKDAVKKFVVTQCILLPVTSLLLYIIKIGGDYFFIYAWLFTLAVSLVLVTIYADYIAPLFDKFTPLPDGELKTDIEAMAKSISFPLTKVYVVEGSKRSSHSNAYFYGFFKNKRIVLFDTLLEDYSPLNKTGEPQPEQPETDETPCEAKAKPKNKKQGCNNPEILAVLGHELGHWKLGHTVKNIVISQMNSFLCFSLFAVLIGRKELFVAFGFNDSQPTLIGLMIIFQFIFSPYNELLSFCLTVLSRRFEFQADAFARSMGKAAELYSALIKLNKDNLGFPVADWLFSMWHYSHPPLLERLRALGNVKQD
- the zmpste24 gene encoding CAAX prenyl protease 1 homolog isoform X2, encoding MVETILDLPVEKQIFYAVLGFSWTVYLWEAYLSYRQRRIYRSTTHVPLELGKIMDSETFEKSRLYQLDKSNFSFWSGLYSETEGTLILLLGGIPFLWGVAGSVTTRFGFGSEYEITQSLVFLTLATLFSALTGLPWSLYNTFVIEEKHGFNQQTLGFFLKDAVKKFVVTQCILLPVTSLLLYIIKIGGDYFFIYAWLFTLAVSLVLVTIYADYIAPLFDKFTPLPDGELKTDIEAMAKSISFPLTKVYVVEGSKRSSHSNAYFYGFFKNKRIVLFDTLLEDYSPLNKTGEPQPEQPETDETPCEAKAKPKNKKQGCNNPEILAVLGHELGHWKLGHTVKNIVISQMNSFLCFSLFAVLIGRKELFVAFGFNDSQPTLIGLMIIFQFIFSPYNELLSFCLTVLSRRFEFQADAFARSMGKAAELYSALIKLNKDNLGFPVADWLFSMWHYSHPPLLERLRALGNVKQD
- the atp5if1b gene encoding ATPase inhibitor B, mitochondrial, with amino-acid sequence MARFLRPNIRSFINSQLRMSTDQLGELGKGAGKGGGGGGSIREAGGAMGKKQAAEEEMYFKRKEQEQLAALKQHHQEEIDHHKKEIERLQREIDRHKGKIRKLKHDD